The genomic region CGCCAACTTATGCAGCCGCACAAGTTTGGCCTCATCATGCGCCCCGAAGACGCGGAGACGTTTAGTAAACTCTAGCGCTGTCCTTCTCTCCCATGGACTTGTTCCACCCACTTTTGCAGATGGGatcgcgtgtgtgcgtgtctcctGTGCTATTTCAGAGCGGTCCATGCGCGCGGACCTACCCGGTCGAAGTATTGCCCAAGAGGTCGAGACACGCAAAAGCCACCTCCGTCTCTGgtgctcgctctcgcgcCCCAGCCCCCTTTTCTTGTGGTGCGGCTACGgctcctccttttccttcctcGCCTTTTCCTTCCTCAAGACGTCTtctctgccgcggcgcgttgctgcagctgccactCGCACACTGATTGCTTCTTCTTTGTACTTGCTTACGCTTACCCCTACAACGCAGCCCTTCCTccctacccacccaccctcaaCAGTTGCAGTCAAACTTCGCGTCTCACTCGGTCTCCTTTTTGGCTGCTTTGTCGTgatcgggggggggggggtagcaAACGAAAGGGGAGACTTGTGCCAGGTGCGTCCGCGTGTGTCGAGTCCCTCTTGGACTTAGCTGTATTGCTATGGTTTCTCCTATCGTTTTTTGGTATTCGTTGCAAAGATGCTGGTGCTGTCGTTGTACTGTTGCCCGAATAGCGGCACTGAGAGCATCACCTGATGCGCATCGTCTACAGCAACCCCTCCCTTCCCGTGTGCTCTCCTTCTTTGTCTCGTTTCCGTTGCTGTCCTCTTCTTCTCACCGTTGGCTGCCCTGTTGTTGCCGTGCGTATGGCTGAGAGGTTTTCGCACGAAacaccacgcacgcacacacacgcatacatacatacacacatacacacatgcacctGTGGTGCGGGATAACAGGACGCAAGGCAACAAAAGAAGAATGTTTGAAAGCGAAACGCAACGAATACGCGAATATGtgccgcgtctgccgccgccatgcgACAGAGGTCTGACACCGAATCGCTCGTGCCCGACGCGCGGACGTTCCGAGAGGTGCCTTGTGTGCCGCATTGCCCCCGTACTGCGCTGATGCGTGCGAGTGCGACGGCGAAACGGGCTCCTGTAGCGTCGCGGATCCTCTCTTCCGCCGTTGAAATGCGGCTTCCACTTTTTCCTTCATGATCTCCGCTGATGGCCTCTCCGTTCATCTgtgctctccgcctccgttCTCCTTGTACCTGTGGTTTCACCGCCCGACGCAGCACAGCAGACGTGCCTGTGATTTTGTCGCGTAATCGCGCGTACGTCAGCAGGGGATTCTGTGCGCATCATCGTCTCAACAGCAGAAAGAAGCAAGCAAGGCGCAGGTACACCTCTGCTACCTTCGATCTCTGCACAGACGAAGCCTCTCCAACCACTTGTGGGTGTCTCCGACGTTGCTCTGTgctcgcacccgcacgcactCGGCGGACATCGATAGAGGAGCGTACGGGGACCCCGGCAAAGACCATCTTCTCACCCTAGGGTATCCGAAGGTACGGGAGTGATAAAAGGCACAGGTcgtggtgcgtgcgcttgcgcCTGGTCAGGGTAGCTGTACGTCTCCCGGCGGCAGACTGGCCGTCCTGAAACTCTTTCGCCCGAGAGAGGGTAGCCATTGCGATCCTCGGAGCCTCTTGTTGGTTcatccctctcctccttccgcCTCCCCGACCACACTCATCCCGCTAGCGCGTATTACACGTCGCACTCTCCGCACcgcgaccccccccccctccccccccacacacacaccactgTCGTCTTGgtaggcgcggcggcggaggggtgATGCTGGGCGATTGAGAGGCTACAGAGTCCCTCGCTCATACTCGCCTGCCGCCCCGTGTATTTGTTGCTTGCTTACGTTTTTTCCTGGTTTTTGTTGCGTCTTCGCTATGAGCAGCGTCTCGGCAGCGCCTCAGCTGTCCCCGAAGGTGATCCCGGGCTGCAGTAACAcccacagcaacagcggacTTCCCACCATCCTCTCCGATCTCGGCACCTTTGCGTACCAGTCAGCGTGCTACggcccgcagcagctgctcgcatGCAGTTCTGCAGTGACCAACGCAGGTGAGGTGATCTTTGTCTATGACATGAATAGCATGCTGCTTACACAGTCGCTCAGCGGACACAAGGCTGCTGTCACAGCGTTGCTGTGGCGTCCACCTCCGGCGTCTTACCTGCAGACAGGCCTCTTTCTGTGGAGTGGCGACGCGAGGGGCGCGCTGATGTATTGGGATGTAGTGGAGGGTGTAGCACTGACATCGATCCAGACGCCTTGCCATGCCGCGGTGCAGTCACTGACGCTTCTCACAGATgagcacctcctcgtcgtcacTCAGGAAGGCGCAGGCTACGTGTTCAACTCACACCTCGTCGACAACACCCCTCTGCCACCCGGCCGTCTCCTGTTAGAGACGAAGCAGAGCACCCTGCTGGGCAACATCAGCAGACCATCGCTCGTCGCTTGTTCGCGCCTGAACGACCAGCACTGCTGCGCTGTTGTGCTCGGTGACCGTCTGCGCATCCTCACCGCAATCCAgctcgacagcggcgccaccgctccTGTCGCAAAGGATCTTATCTACGACAGCTGTGACGGCGCCCCCACGGTCGTCGACGTCTTTTTCAGCgacgcgcaggaggaggtgctgtaCTTTGCCACGCGCAACACAGTGGGATGTTACGACTGGAAGCTGAGGCTGATGCTGAACGAATCGCTTCTGTGGTTGCCGGACGAGGTGGAGTTTCGCCGCATCTTTCGCTCGTGCTcgagtggcgcggcggcgcgcaccgctgcaagTCGTAGCCAGGAGtccacggcgtcgtcgtcaggcgatgcggccgccgcgcaggtgcCGCTCATGTACTCGTTCGGCTCCGATCAGCGACTTGTCGCGTGGCACGTCACGCGGCACGACCGCTTCACTGCCGTTTTGACAGACGTGCGTGGGGCGCGCATCAATGCCAAGCTGTGCGTTAACGTGGTACAGTCGGAACTCGACTCGTCGATGTTCGCGGTGCTGTTCGAGGACGGTTCCATTGTGCACTGGCAGTACAGCCCCCTGGCTCGGCGGTGGAAGCTGCTGGACTGTTGGCTGGCGCCTGTGGTGCGCCCCGTGACGTTCTGCCCCGTCGGTGCCCATCACTGCTGCGTGGCTTTGGAGAGCGGTCATCTTGCTCTGATGGACATTACGCACAGCATGGCCGTTCGGCGGTTCAACTTGGTCTACTCTGGCGGAACGAAGAttgtgctgctgtgcaggtACAAGTGGAGCGACCTTGTCTGGATCGTGTCGGACCGCATCCAACAGtactgccaccaccaccaagtCTCGCTGATTGACACCCGCACAGGGGAGGTGGTGCGAGTGCTGCGCAAACCGTCCTCGGCGCCAGAGCAGACCCGGATGAAGGAGATCACGATGGACCCGACAGCCACGTACGTCCTGCTGACGTTCTGGAACGGCACCTTTGAGGTTTGGACAGCGGCGGACAGCCGACTCGTGCACATCCACTCCGGTTTGGGTGTCGCAAACGTCTCGTGGGCGCCTCCGTTGATGCGGCCCTGCTTGAGTGGTGTACAAGGtacgccgcagctgctcgccgtgCTGTTCTCGGAGGGAACGCTGTCGCTGTGGTCCGCCTACAAGGACCGAGTGGTGGTGAGCCGCGACGCCATTCCTCTCTTCCACCCAAGCTCCGTGGAGGGGTCGGTGCGgtctgcggtggtggccgaTACGCTTGTCATGTGGGACGGTCACGGCAACGGCgtcgtgctgcgcgcgcaaggaacgcggctggcggtgcggcggctaCGTGATGCTCCTCCTAACAGCGGGGCAGTGATGTGCCTGGGCGGGCCGTCACCGCCATCCCGCGCGACAGAGTTCGTGAGCTTTTCGTCGCCGCTCGCGTGGCCGTCGTCGGGGTCCTTCTCCTACCACGAGGACGGCAACAACGCAGCTAGCTCAATCAGCACCGGCGACGCAGGGCTTTCCTCGCCACCGACGGCTGGCTTCAGCGCTGcccgcgccgtcgcggtgctCTTCGAGAGTGGCATGTTCGCTGTGTGGGACATCGCGACAGGTGAGCGCCACGCGCTATCGTCGGCTGGCATGGCCGCggatgtgcgcgcgctgtcgCTCTACTGGGCTGGCGGGTCTCTTTGTGTACTGGGCGCTGATGGCTGCCTCTACGTGCTCGACACATACTTGACCGAGATGAACAGCAGCGTGCGGTACcgggcgctgcggcgtcccATGAAGAACGTAGCCTTTCTCCTTCCGGCCCACCGCACCTACGTGcaggtggcgctggagctggGTAGCCCGCAGTCGGGTGTAGGTGACCAAGCCCAACGCGCCTCGCACTCCTTGAGCGATGCCCCCAGCGTAGTCATGGAGGCGGTACCGGCCTCCGTGCGTCCCTGCCGTGGCCCGTTTGGCCAGCTCCTCACTGAGGACATACAGACTTTGCAGGATGAACTGGAGCTCTATCGCACCACGATGGTGCCGCgcgatgtgctgctgcggctgagccgctgcggctccaccgCGGCGACTGCGGTGCCGGTCGCCCCTCTGACTTGGctgcgacgcgctgcagtggTTGCCGACTTTCTTGGCCAGCCAGCGAAGCAGCGGTTCATGCGCCTTGCTGCCGATGTGCTGCGGCACTGGCAGCCGTCCGCCGTCGCGCGACGCGGTGCTCGGGGCTGCCCCTCGCCGGCCTCGTCGCCAGCCGACGCTGCTCTGGCGGCCGAATTGACTGAATGGCCTCCCGTTTCACCTGACAGCGAGCCGCTCGGTGAAGACTCCTTCAGCGTGCCACAGACGTACGCCTGCGCAGATGCATACTCGGAAGCGCTTGCCCCTTCTCACGTTGTGCGCCGCAATCGTATCCTACTCAatgagcagcgcagcgctgcgctgctcgtgAACGCGCGCAACCACCGCGCCAGGGATGACTCGATGACGCGACTCGCGCTTGCGCGGGACTGGCTGCGACTCGAAAGCCGTCAGAACGTCatcgaggtgctgctggatgCACCGCCAGAGTCCACGACCTACAACGAACTGGCCACCCTGAGCATGGCTGTGGCTGCCTCGACCGCCGTCCAGTCCTCCTCGGTAGACTCGGCGACGTCGGCGCtcttcgccgcctcggcaAAGCGTGCGGCGGCAATGCTGCTAGCTCAGGGAGACGTGGAAGCAGCCGTAGAGAAGCTCGTGCTCGCTGGCGAGTACCGCAGTGCCTGCGTCACACTCCAGTCAAAAGGTCGGTGGCGCGATGCTGTGCTTCTCGTCATGGCGGTGCCTCAAGTGCAGCGGCCCTtgctggcggaggtgctgcagcgctggtcAGCGCTTTCAGTGAAGCGCGGCTACCGCCTGCGTAGCGCCGCTCTTCTACTCGCTGTCGGTGGAGCGAATCCTCATGAGACGCAGCCCCCTCCACTGGCAGCGTTGTCCCTGCTGATAGAGTCGGCCCATTTCACGGATGTGGCTGGGGTACTGGCGCTCGTGCTGGCCCAGTACCACGAGGCCATTCTCGGCTGGTCTGagacggctgcagcggcgtggtTGTCCATTTCACCCGCCCCCTCTTCGGACACCTCACCAGCGCAGCCCGTGAGTGCCGGTGCCATGATGGACACTGTGCTACACGCCTTGGGTGACTACAGCGGCCTCCTGCACACAGTCGGGAACATGGCGGCCGAGGAGGTTGTGCTTCGGCAGGCTGCAGCGCTGAAGGTGTCCATGCAGCAGGCTGCCAAGGACTACAGCGATGAGGGCGGGAACTGATTGAGACCGctgcacacagagacaggATGACGGTTGTGACAGCGGTGAAAGATGATCTTTCCACCAGACACCTTCTCTGCggcctctctcgctcgcgtGACGCACAGTTGCGGTCGGGGGaaaagaagggggggggggcggaggcggaggcgaagaagcCGCTACCCCAACGATGTTCGTTGCGGCTTTGATCACATCTTCCGCTCTTGTGCGGACGTTTGTGCTCCCTATTGACTGCTTCAGAAGACGGAACTCGAGAAATACATGGAAGGGTACCCTACCCTCGCCTTCGGGGCAGAGGATGCCTTGATTGACGCGTATGGAGCAAGTAGAGGGCCCCTCTTCGAAGAGTTCAAAGTGAACGATGCCTACGAATCCGCACGCACTTTCccggacggcgccaccgccccctcgCGGGGTGTAGTCGCATAGCAtacctctctccctccctcccccccccccaaaaaaaagcGTCCCAGCGCACGTTTCTTTGTCGGCACCGGAGAGACGCAACGGACCATTACGTGAGAACGCtgcggggtggggggtggaTGTGCTCCGCTGTGGCAGATGTGTCGACGAGAGTGCACAGCTTATCatcacccctccctccttttctctcttaCTCCTTTCTTCTATGGCAACGAGCGACTTCAGGGGCTGCATATTGTGCAGCCGCACGCTCATGTCTGCGCGCGACACGCTACCTGCCTTGCTGTTTGCATACGCATCCTTGATGTGAGAGTGCGAGGGAGCAGCGGGTTCCTTTTTCGTATCCAGACATATGCGTGCGCTGGTTTCGCGTGTAAAGATAAAACACCATTGAGCAGCCACTTCGCGCTTCGTACTTTCTCTGTTTCGCAGCGTGAATGTGTCAAGTGGGTGCTGCTGACgttactctctctctctctgtctccctgTCTTttgttgccgctgcgcgctgcggcggcgtctgctgGAGAGGGATGCGGGCGAGACGCTCTTGTAAGTTTGCCGAGTACCTCTCCACCTACGCCATTCTCGAGCACATTGGCATTCACCCGACGACGCTGATTGAGAAGCGTGATGCCGCAGTTGGCGTCggcgtgtacgtgcgcgaTGCCTGCGACGCCGGAACCGCCCTACTCGCCGTCCCGTCAAAGCGGTTCTGCACCACTTCTGTGCTATCGCGAGTGGGGCTGAAAACTTCCTTTTGCAGCCCGTGGCGTGCGGACAGCGAAGTGCCGTCCACGGCTTTTGCTGGGCCGACATGCGACGTTCAAGGCGGCATCCTTTCCTTTCTCACGGGGAGTACACAGTGGCCAGAGCTAGCATGGCGGCTTgccctcgagcagcaccgcagtgTGTCGCCTCTGTGGGGCTGGCTGCAGAGCCTTCCGTCTGTGGAGGAGCTCGCTGACCGTAGGGATGTGGCAGAGCGGCAGTGCCGCGTGCACCACACAATGCTGCTGCCGTACTACCTCAAAGGACGCCAGCGCATTCGAGAAGAGACGGTGGCCGCCTACTCGCAGCTGCGTGCCCAGAACATTCTACCGTGCTTTGACCGCTTTGCGTGGGCAGTGGACGTGGTGCTGTCTCGCGGGCTGCTCCTGCCGACGGCGTGGCCCACCGCCGGGGGCGTGTTCACGAACAGCACGACGGACGGCGAgcacgaagaggaggacagcgaccCGCTGCCTCACACGTCGCTCGAGTGTGGTGTGGTGCCTTTTCTGGACCTTGTGAACGCCCCAGACGACGTTGGTCGTGTGGTTAACGCAGACATCGAAATTGCAACGTCGCTCGAGACCCTTCCGAAATTCCTCACCGACGAGTTGGCGGCGGACGCTACCGCTagaggacgcggcggcgatgatcTTGCGGAGGTGAAGCGCTTGCTAGAGACGCACTACTATCTCTGCCTTACCCTGCGGAAGCCGCTGCGTGCCTCTGAAGAGGTCATTCTAGAGTGGCAGGTGCCTGTGTTGACGACCGAGGTGCTGACGGCTGCTGAAGACGCGATTGTCAGCCGTTTTCTCAAGTACATGTTTTAGCGTTGgtggcaccaccacctcctctcccccttcctccgtGCAGAGCCGACCGTCTTTCCACCCACCTGCCGATCACGGATTCAAGGTGTACCGTATTCACATGATGCGTAACAATGAGCTCTAACTGGAGTGCGCCCACCATGCCGGCCTTCGTCTCTAGCAACGAAAAGAATAAGTCCTACATCAGCCATGCAACGCCCACTGACGGCGTTGCGGTGTGTTGCTGATTTCTCGAGGCGCGTGCTTCAGTGACACATGTCcgaccccttccccttcccccatcACCGAAGCCGCGGGGGGCCAGCATCATTATATTCTGAccatcgctctctctcctgctgccGTTCCCTGCCGCCCCACCGGCCTGTTGTGTACTTTTTTCCGATGTCGCTCCTGCGCTGCGACATCTACCTGCATGGCGGGGTCTCTTCGGGTGCGGTGCACCTACTTCTCTTGCGGTTTCCTCCGCCTCCTACCGTCTCGATGCGGACGCTGTTGCGGGACTCAGGTTTATCGACCGCTAACGGAGAGAActtccgccccccccccttctgcCGCACGCGGGGCCGTTGTCTTTCTCGTCGCCGCTTCGGTAGCGCTGCTGTGGAGGTTGCCGGTCAACCGGCCCCGTAgtccctttcttttttttcttccttgTATTGCTGTCATTGATccgtgcacctcctccagcggaCACCTTCGTCGATCTATCTCCCTGtttccttcgcctcctctcctgcaCGAGGCCGACGCGCACGGGGGTCACATGTCTTTCACGTACCAGCGCCTGAAGATGCGGGCGACGACGGTCGCGGTGGATCACATGCGCAGCTTTTGCGACGGCTGCAACCTTGTCCTCAGCGCAGTCACGCACCCATTCAAGCGGCTTGTCGGACGCGTGAAGGCAGAGGCACCGTGGGTGAACACTCTCGTGGCCTGCACCTTAGTGACGGCCGTCCCTCTCATTTTTTATCCATACGTGAAGAAGTACGTGCTCACTGAcgaacgcgctgctgccgaggcggagcgcgtgcggctgTGCTTGCAGAAGGGCATTGACCCGTACCCGTACATGCACCACAAGGAGTTCGTGTACGGCAACTCGGCTCCGGTTCTGGCTAACGAGACGCAAATTCCACAGCGGATCGGATGGGAGTTCAAGGCCCTCGAGAATTACTacaagagaaaagaaaagctGCGGCACGAGGTAGGCGGCAACATCGACGACACGGTGCAGAAGCTGATGGCGCTCAAGAAGGAGCAGCGGAGCGCGTACGACCGCATGCGCGGCAAGCCTGGCACGGAGCCGCGCGATCTCATTTTCCGCGGCCGCAACGATGCGGACAGACTCACGTCGTAGACAAGGAGAGAAacggagcagcgcagcacctgcatcCTCGAAGCGCTTCGCCCCCTCCGTTTCAATACGTGTGCCGAGACGGAAACGTCGAGGCGTCATGTTTGTATGCCTACCTTCCATGGCTACGCGTTTTCTGCTGTACGTCTTTTATCCTTGTTGCGCGTATTGTTTGCGAAGCGCGACTGACGgctgctcgtcgccgtcgtggtCGCACGACTTATACAgggggcagaggagggggagagaggcgttATGGCGTGGGCCGACTGCTTCGCTGTGACTGTGTTGCGCAGCTGGTTGTGGTGGGTGTTCGGGGTTCCTCTGTGCACCCCATAGCCGAAATGGCAAGACATTGTGCGGGAGCAGCTGAGGAGCACAGGAGCGATGTCTAGCTGTTGCCCCATTCCCTTCGCCGACAGACCGTGACGCATACCTTCTGTCAAGCCGACATCTTCGACGGAGATGAGCCGGCGGTGGAAAGTGCAAAGGCCTCTTCGGGAGCAAGAAGTCGACGCCTTCCCAGAGAGCGTGTCGGCGCTCTCGGCAGCGGTTCACTGCATGAAGCGAAGCCGGGCGTGTAGGCCAGAAGCCAAGGCGAAGGCACTTCGTGACCCCCCCCCAAATCGGTCAACAGCCTACACACCACTCCTTTGTTTCCATCCTCGTCGACCCGTCAGCTgtttcttctccttctccactACTTCTCCCCAATGCGGCCaaccctcctctcctccttgctCCGGATCatccggctgctgcggcggccgccgctctctctctctctctcttgctccgTTTGCCCCAATCTACCTCACACAATTGACAAACATCGCCATTGGCGCTCTGCTCAGCTgcaacgcagcgcagcgcactcAGAAACCCGACGAGGTGCGCCCTCCCTGACCCAGCCCGGAAGGAACGACACTCGTCTGTCTGCTCTTTTTCTTGTAACTCGTCCACCGTGTGTGCCATGCTTCGCTTTTTTCGGGCACGCTTGgcgcccaccaccaccgatgCCGCGGCAAAGCTGCCTGCTGGAAATCCGGTGAACAAGACGTGGTTCCGCCACAATCTCATTATCCGGCGCAAGGGCTCGTACCGCTCTCGCTGGGGAAACGGCACAGAAGGGTACGGGGCCGGCGTTCCTCTTAGTGATCAGGTGAAATTGCACTGTGTAGACAACACCAACTGCAAGCACGTCCGCCTCATAGCCAAGGCCACGGCCGAGCGCTTCGCACACTGCCGCGTCTTTCCTGCCGTGGCCCACCGTGTGTCGGTGCAGCGCTTCAAGGGACGTGGCGGGGGTGGCGAGGTCTCGCGTCATCGCGTCAAACCCGGCAACATATACTGGGTCTGTCTCTTCACGCGTCGCCAAACAAACACCCGCATGAGTGGCCTGCAGACGAACTTCGACCGCAACACGTGTATTATCATGAATGATCAACGCGTACCGTTAGGGACGCGGGTGATGTACTGCGCTGGCCGTCACGTTAACCACAAGTATCACCTGAAGGCCGTCGTGCTCGCAAATTTTTTCGTCTGAGTCGATGCCGCGCGCTCTTTCTGTTTCGTGTGCGGACTGGCAGCGACCAGCACAAGCAGAGcgtcatttttttttttgcgtgcgcgcgtagCGTCGCCTCTCGCGTGCTCGTGATTGCCCTGTTTGGTGCTGCTTGCCACATGGTTGCTGGTCCACGGTAGCGGCCTGTCTGGACGTTTTTTGAGTTTACATGATGTCGTAAGAGGAGTGCCCTtcaagaaaaaaaaattgcAGCCTGCGCAGTGGCGAAAGCGCGGTGTTTTTGTTTAGTTTGTTACTCACCGCCatggcgtgcgtgtgtatttttgtgtgtgtgtgtgtgtgtgtgtactcgCCATCGTTTTTCTTTCATGGCGATCGCGATGCGCGACActgcgtcagcggcgctgtTTGTTG from Leishmania major strain Friedlin complete genome, chromosome 34 harbors:
- a CDS encoding putative ribosomal protein L14, which encodes MLRFFRARLAPTTTDAAAKLPAGNPVNKTWFRHNLIIRRKGSYRSRWGNGTEGYGAGVPLSDQVKLHCVDNTNCKHVRLIAKATAERFAHCRVFPAVAHRVSVQRFKGRGGGGEVSRHRVKPGNIYWVCLFTRRQTNTRMSGLQTNFDRNTCIIMNDQRVPLGTRVMYCAGRHVNHKYHLKAVVLANFFV